GCTCCAGGCCGGACGGCAACTCCTACATGTTTCCGGCCTTCCCGCACTCTGCCGGGCTCGCCCCGCCGTTcgcggacgcagacgactcgaacgcgcgcaggccacgcgaagagagccgcagccACGGAGACGAGAGACTGCGCGAAGGGGACGgcgtgcgagaggcgcggcgcagagacgaaggcaAAGAGCGCGACGGTCACTCCCTCGGCCGTGAGCGAGACcgcacgcagcgaggcggcaggaccgcaggccgcagagagggaggcaggacgccgcgacaggacggcggcagcgggcatGGCGACGCCAGCCtcgccgaggcagcgagggacGACTGGGGCGGAGGAGCCAGGAGCAGAAGAGACGAACAGAGGGAGCACGGcccccgcagaggcgccctcTCGTGTGACACGTTCCCCAGTGAGGGAAGAGAGGACAAACGTGGGCGAGACGAAGATGACAAAAGCCCCAGCGCCTGGGCGGGACGTGGTGTGTCCGCGTCTGTGAGCAAGCGACCCAAGTCGCAGTACGAAGCGAATCCTGAGGCGGGCCTGCTGGCCGCTGCTCCCCCGTACGCCCTGGCAGGGGCCCTGCCCTACGGCGGCGCCCCGCACGTGGCGCCCTTTCCTTTCTTCCGAGGAGGCGAACAAGGCGTCGAGATGCAGATgggagctgctgcgcatggcggcggggggcctagtgggcgcggcgagcgagagagagagggcgaggagggacgcggcggaaTGTCTGGAGACGCAAAGCGCACGGGGGAAGGCCTTGGTCGGTTTCACCCAGGTAGCCGCAACCGAGCGGACTCTCCGTCACAGCGCGACGGCCGAaggccttctctgtctccggcgcgcgggagCCGGGGCTGCGACCGAAGTGCAGCAGCCTTCTCATCGTCGGGAAGATGGGGAGAGGGCGGGCAGGgccgctctgcctcgcgcgaccgcggcggcggccgagggcgtcgcggaggagccggCCTAGAGAGAGGACAGAGACGAAGGGGTAGGGACCTGCCACCGGGCTCTGAGTCacaccgcaggcgccgaagcaGCGAAACCTCGACCAGCTCGGGGTCTCGGTACCGACGGGGGAGCCCGTCGATTCAGCGGCCTCAACCCGATGACGAGGGTAGGTCGCCttcagcggctgcgcagaggaCCTGGGGGGGCGAAGACCGCAGGCGGAGCGACGACGGGCGACGTGAACACCTGCGAAGAGAAAGCTGTGGATCTTCGatttcgccgtcgctctccctAGAACGCGAGGACGGAAACGAAGCTCCGATGCCTGCGACCGCGGCTCCGGCTGCGGGAGCCGTGTTTCCTGGAAATGGCATGCctggggcgccgccgtcgtttCCCCCTTCGTCGCCTTTCCCGGCAAATTCTCCCGCTGGGTCTCTCCCTCTCAtcccgtcgtcgctgcccccCCCGTCCGCCCCCCCTCTTGGGGCGCTTGCGACTGCGTCGCCTCACGGACCCTcctttccgccgccggcctttTTCCCGTTCGGAGatgctcgcgcgccgccggcacccCAAGAGccgagcgaagaggacgccgggcgcgaggagagacgcggcgtccggcgcagagacgcggggGGCGTCGGCATGCGGGGGAAGCAGCGCGTCTCGGGCGCGGTGGAGGGCGACAGAgaccgcggagaaggcgacgaccgcgacggcgaccccCATCCCCGCACACAGGCCTCTTCTGTGGGTGGCGACGGAGCGAAGCCCAGGGGCTCGGAAGACGGGAAGGCGCGGGCCCCCAGGGCGCCACAAGATGTGCCCTTCTTCGACCTCTGGGTTCCCACGACCTTCCACCCGTCGTGCACcgagcgcgtgcgcctcgtcctcgggCCGAAAGGCCGGACGCACAAGGAGATGGAGCAACTCGCCAGAATGCGAATCCAAATCTACGGAAAGGAAATGATCAGAAGCACGCGCAGACACGGATACGACGCCTTCCGGTAGGCAAATTGACGCGAAAAAGGGGGGCGGGGCAGAGAGAGCAGCCGTCCTCCGACTCGGTATCGCTGAAAAGCGGGACGCTGCGTGAAATGTGGTGTAGTCCTCAAAGCCAGCGGTGGTCGTCCTTGCGCCACACTGCGGGCCTTGCGCCGTCGGTCTGGCGTTCTCGATGAGGTCCAGCCGCCGCTTGTGAGCTAGACCGTCGATGAGCTGCCGCCTTATCCTGTCGCCCCCACTGAGTTGCAGCTTTAGAGGGGCATCGTCCTTGCTGGttagtcgccttctttcaTGACTTTTTTTGCGGGGATCACAGTTTCGCCAGTACAGGCAGCCGCTTTCCGTGGCCATAGACTTGTAGTGGACcctttctgcgcctccgtgtTCCGCTTTCCGACCCGTTCAGTGCGAAGCATCTGCACGCCGTCGTTTTGCTCTTCGTTTTTCAGAGACAATCAACCCCTCCATTTGGTCGTGACCTTTGACcgcatgcggcgcgaggcgcagagcgcggaaACAGCGCAGCGCGCACAAGAAGTTTTGAAGTCGTTTCTGGAGCAGCTCGTGGAGCGCACATGGCCGCGggaagagccgcggagacccgAGTCGTTTTATGACCGGCAGGTTTCTTTGGGGCCCTCGACCGGGCTTCTGGTCTACGTGCACCCGCTGGGGCTGTACGACGAGCCTCCACCGAAGGAGCTCCAAGGCTGCCTGGTTTACAAGCCGAATCTCCTTCCggtgcctctgctgcaggctccgccggcgttcGCGGGGACGCCTCCCCTTCCAGGCGTGCCCGAGGGCCTGCACCCTGCGCCGGGTGGAGCTGTCCCTCCGGCGGcaagcgacgaagaggcgaaaaagTGTCTCTGGGGCACGGACTTCTCGGGGCGCATCTTCGGGCAGGGCTTCATGCCgagagaggcggacggcgacaCAAATGGCGACAACGAGGgtgagagagacagcggcgatGGACTCCGAAGATAGACGCCGAACGGTTGGGGACTCGACGCACTTCAGTTTTTCTGTGCGATTCTAATTGACTAGCAAGGCCACTGGCGGCACCGTGTCTCTCGGCACGTCTTCACCAAGTTGACATAATCCTGAGTATTTCCCGGTTCTTCCAAAAATGTGTCTGCCCTGCCACGGCATTTCGAGATGGGAGGAGGTTGAAGAAACGGGGGCGACATGCGTTCCTCGCGGGTTTTTTTTGTTTCGTCTCCTTGTGAAATTCGCTGATTCGAATAGAGGGATCGTGGCGTTCTTGCCTTATTCGCTGCTCCTTTCTGCGGCAATTCCTCTCCTCTGTATTCTCGTTCCCTCCCTTTTTGAGAGTTGAATGACTTTGCGCTCGATGCAGGGGTCGTTTCCTGTTGCTGTATGTCTTTTCAGTTGCTCTGTTCGAGGGGGACCCGACGCTTTTGCTGGACTGCACGCCGCCCCTATGTCTCCTCCTGCTGACGCTGCAGtcactgcatgcgctgctcgcggaggagggcgcgcagagccTGAGTGTGTTGCCGACAGTGTTTGAAGACAAATGGggcgtgcggctgctgcacagCCGCGAAGACTTCCAAGTGGCGGGCATCAACCCGTCCAAGCGGACTCAGGACATTGCGCGCGTGGTAGACAAGCCGACGGGCGATGACGGCTACGGCGGCCTGCTTTCCTTCGTGCAAGAATTCCCCGAGGTCTTTGAACTGGTGAGAGACGTGGGCCAGTCCGGAGAACcgggcggaaggcgacgcgaaggagccgacgcagaggatCGAAGAGAAAGCGCTGCGCTCAAAGTCCGCGCGCGGGAAGTCCCCGATTTTGCGCGAATCGCAAACAAATTCAAAACGACGAACCCCTGGCTAGAAAGAGGAGGTTAAACACCCCGTGCGGGGCGGCGAAAGACAGGCGTTCTCGCGGGATGGAAGTCCAAGTCTTCAGCGAAAAAGCCACTagctgcgcacgcgtgtgcgcaccacatatatacaaatCTATGCACCTACTCGTGTTTATGCGTATATATCCATGCATTCATTTGACCGCGGTGGGTCATCTTTCGTGTCTCCAATGAGGCAAGTGTTTGTGCTGTTTGCTCTGGTCTCtt
Above is a window of Besnoitia besnoiti strain Bb-Ger1 chromosome Unknown contig00007, whole genome shotgun sequence DNA encoding:
- a CDS encoding uncharacterized protein (encoded by transcript BESB_071370), which codes for MASDNTHHGPSPSSRSRGGPPPTLLPSSSLIPPSFTPHPARGGSVLFGAPSVAFYPPSGPLPSSFSLPPHGSLLLPPSSSPPLPAFANVGGEGPECPPPLGVPCGARTGPPPPCGVSLPPIPPGASSFAPSSSFPVYLPPHAAQGAPPFAVPERREDERASVSASPPHSGRAGSGSRPDGNSYMFPAFPHSAGLAPPFADADDSNARRPREESRSHGDERLREGDGVREARRRDEGKERDGHSLGRERDRTQRGGRTAGRREGGRTPRQDGGSGHGDASLAEAARDDWGGGARSRRDEQREHGPRRGALSCDTFPSEGREDKRGRDEDDKSPSAWAGRGVSASVSKRPKSQYEANPEAGLLAAAPPYALAGALPYGGAPHVAPFPFFRGGEQGVEMQMGAAAHGGGGPSGRGEREREGEEGRGGMSGDAKRTGEGLGRFHPGSRNRADSPSQRDGRRPSLSPARGSRGCDRSAAAFSSSGRWGEGGQGRSASRDRGGGRGRRGGAGLERGQRRRGRDLPPGSESHRRRRSSETSTSSGSRYRRGSPSIQRPQPDDEGRSPSAAAQRTWGGEDRRRSDDGRREHLRRESCGSSISPSLSLEREDGNEAPMPATAAPAAGAVFPGNGMPGAPPSFPPSSPFPANSPAGSLPLIPSSLPPPSAPPLGALATASPHGPSFPPPAFFPFGDARAPPAPQEPSEEDAGREERRGVRRRDAGGVGMRGKQRVSGAVEGDRDRGEGDDRDGDPHPRTQASSVGGDGAKPRGSEDGKARAPRAPQDVPFFDLWVPTTFHPSCTERVRLVLGPKGRTHKEMEQLARMRIQIYGKEMIRSTRRHGYDAFRDNQPLHLVVTFDRMRREAQSAETAQRAQEVLKSFLEQLVERTWPREEPRRPESFYDRQVSLGPSTGLLVYVHPLGLYDEPPPKELQGCLVYKPNLLPVPLLQAPPAFAGTPPLPGVPEGLHPAPGGAVPPAASDEEAKKCLWGTDFSGRIFGQGFMPREADGDTNGDNEVALFEGDPTLLLDCTPPLCLLLLTLQSLHALLAEEGAQSLSVLPTVFEDKWGVRLLHSREDFQVAGINPSKRTQDIARVVDKPTGDDGYGGLLSFVQEFPEVFELVRDVGQSGEPGGRRREGADAEDRRESAALKVRAREVPDFARIANKFKTTNPWLERGG